In Lysobacter lycopersici, a genomic segment contains:
- the ubiG gene encoding bifunctional 2-polyprenyl-6-hydroxyphenol methylase/3-demethylubiquinol 3-O-methyltransferase UbiG, giving the protein MSTASGNFRQGELDKFDELAQRWWDPDGPQKALHALNPARLGYIAARTTLRDAAVLDVGCGAGLLSESLALAGANVTAIDLAPNLLKVARLHGLESGVKVDYRESPIEALANEMPASFDAIACMEMLEHVPEPASVIEACAELLKPGGRLFVSTLNRTPAAFAVAIVGAEYVARLLPKGTHQYRDFIKPSELAAWLREAGLELEDVSGLAYEPWRNSARIVSRTDVNYLACARKP; this is encoded by the coding sequence GTGAGCACGGCATCCGGCAATTTCCGCCAGGGCGAGCTCGACAAGTTCGACGAGCTCGCGCAACGCTGGTGGGATCCCGATGGCCCGCAGAAAGCCCTGCATGCGCTCAATCCCGCGAGGCTCGGTTACATCGCCGCACGCACCACGCTGCGCGATGCCGCGGTGCTCGATGTCGGTTGCGGCGCGGGCCTGCTGAGCGAGTCACTGGCGCTGGCCGGGGCCAACGTCACCGCCATCGACCTTGCGCCGAATTTGCTGAAAGTCGCGCGCCTGCACGGGCTGGAGTCGGGCGTCAAGGTCGATTACCGCGAATCCCCGATCGAAGCGCTTGCGAACGAGATGCCTGCATCGTTCGATGCCATCGCCTGCATGGAAATGCTGGAACACGTGCCGGAGCCGGCGTCGGTGATCGAAGCTTGCGCCGAATTGCTCAAGCCCGGCGGACGCCTGTTCGTGTCCACGCTCAACCGCACGCCGGCCGCGTTCGCCGTGGCCATCGTCGGTGCCGAATACGTCGCAAGGCTGTTGCCGAAAGGCACGCACCAGTACCGCGATTTCATCAAACCCTCCGAACTCGCCGCGTGGCTGCGCGAAGCGGGACTGGAACTCGAGGACGTGAGTGGCCTCGCCTACGAGCCGTGGCGCAACAGCGCGAGGATCGTGTCGCGCACGGACGTGAATTACCTGGCCTGCGCGCGCAAGCCATGA
- the gph gene encoding phosphoglycolate phosphatase (PGP is an essential enzyme in the glycolate salvage pathway in higher organisms (photorespiration in plants). Phosphoglycolate results from the oxidase activity of RubisCO in the Calvin cycle when concentrations of carbon dioxide are low relative to oxygen. This enzyme is a member of the Haloacid Dehalogenase (HAD) superfamily of aspartate-nucleophile hydrolase enzymes (PF00702).), with translation MNGRDQGAGVGEQERREPDPSGSRHFPKLALFDLDGTLLDSAPDMVATINRMRERRGQGPMPLAELRPHVSRGSRAMSAAAFPELGGDVPQDMIREFLDTYEQELGRHSVLFDGVAQLLDAIEVDGARWGIVTNKPEYLARLVLPQLGWESRCAILIGGDTLPERKPHPLPLLHAARTLGADIADCVYVGDDQRDIEAARAAGMKSVVALWGYRLPDEQPAGWGGDMLVEVAADLLDPLRWP, from the coding sequence ATGAACGGCAGGGATCAGGGGGCAGGGGTCGGGGAACAGGAAAGGCGAGAGCCGGATCCATCCGGTTCCCGGCATTTCCCCAAACTCGCGCTGTTCGATCTCGACGGCACGTTGCTCGACAGCGCGCCGGACATGGTTGCGACGATCAACCGCATGCGCGAACGCCGCGGGCAGGGACCGATGCCGTTGGCAGAGCTGCGCCCACATGTGTCGCGTGGTTCGCGCGCGATGAGCGCCGCGGCTTTCCCGGAACTTGGCGGCGACGTGCCGCAGGACATGATCCGCGAGTTCCTCGACACCTACGAACAGGAACTCGGCAGGCACAGCGTCCTGTTCGATGGCGTCGCGCAACTGCTGGATGCGATCGAGGTCGATGGCGCGCGCTGGGGCATCGTCACCAACAAGCCGGAATACCTCGCCAGGCTGGTGTTGCCGCAGCTCGGCTGGGAATCGCGCTGCGCAATCCTGATCGGCGGCGATACCTTGCCCGAACGCAAGCCGCACCCGTTGCCGCTGCTGCATGCGGCGCGAACGCTGGGCGCGGACATCGCCGATTGCGTCTACGTCGGCGACGACCAGCGCGACATCGAGGCCGCGCGCGCAGCCGGGATGAAATCGGTGGTCGCGCTTTGGGGTTATCGCCTTCCGGACGAACAACCGGCAGGGTGGGGCGGCGACATGCTGGTGGAAGTGGCGGCGGACCTGCTCGATCCGTTACGGTGGCCGTGA
- the efp gene encoding elongation factor P produces MASLGMNDVKTGQKILVNNDPCIITETEYVKPGKGQAFTRVKYRSIKSGRVVEMTMKATDSVEQADVVDTDMQFLYADGEYWHFMNQESFEQVQADKAGMGGAEKWLKGEEACVVTLWNGNPIAVQPPNFVELKIVQTDPGVKGDTAGTGGKPATLETGAVVRVPLFVGQDEMIKVDTRSGEYVSRVK; encoded by the coding sequence ATGGCCAGCCTGGGCATGAACGACGTCAAGACCGGCCAGAAGATCCTGGTCAACAACGACCCCTGCATCATCACCGAGACCGAATACGTCAAGCCGGGCAAGGGCCAGGCCTTCACCCGGGTGAAGTACCGCAGCATCAAGTCCGGCCGCGTGGTGGAAATGACGATGAAGGCCACCGACAGCGTCGAGCAGGCGGACGTGGTCGACACCGACATGCAGTTCCTCTACGCCGACGGCGAGTACTGGCACTTCATGAACCAGGAGTCCTTCGAGCAGGTGCAGGCCGACAAGGCCGGCATGGGCGGCGCCGAGAAGTGGCTGAAGGGCGAGGAAGCCTGCGTGGTGACGCTGTGGAACGGCAACCCGATCGCGGTGCAGCCGCCGAACTTCGTCGAGCTGAAGATCGTCCAGACCGATCCCGGCGTGAAGGGCGACACCGCCGGCACCGGCGGCAAGCCGGCCACGCTGGAAACCGGCGCGGTGGTGCGCGTGCCGTTGTTCGTCGGCCAGGACGAAATGATCAAGGTCGACACCCGCAGCGGTGAATACGTGTCGCGGGTGAAATAA
- the epmB gene encoding EF-P beta-lysylation protein EpmB: MIPAAPIRPHPAAASPDWRRAWREAVRDPRELLAMLGLESLAGRIAPEAASAFPLRVPRGFVARMRHGDPGDPLLRQVLPLDDEDRIVPGFSADAVGDEAARRGGGLIHKYRGRALLVATGSCAVHCRYCFRRHYPYAEDTAAAAGWREAVAAIAADHTIEEVILSGGDPLSLADHKLTELTDALCGIPHVRRLRIHTRLPIVLPERVNGGFLAWLRSLPWPVVVVVHANHANEFDANVDAAMAALRDAGATLLNQSVLLRGVNDSVEALANLCERGFAAGVLPYYLHQLDRVAGAAHFEVGDAEALALHAALAARVPGYLLPRLVREIAGDPGKRALAPAWTPPPPSCN; encoded by the coding sequence ATGATACCCGCTGCCCCCATCCGACCGCATCCTGCGGCTGCGTCGCCCGACTGGCGACGGGCCTGGCGCGAGGCCGTGCGCGATCCGCGCGAACTGCTGGCGATGCTCGGGCTGGAATCGCTGGCCGGGCGCATCGCGCCGGAAGCCGCATCCGCATTCCCGCTGCGGGTGCCGCGCGGTTTCGTCGCGCGCATGCGCCATGGCGATCCGGGCGACCCGCTGCTGCGCCAGGTCCTGCCGCTCGACGACGAGGACCGGATCGTACCGGGCTTCTCGGCCGACGCGGTCGGCGACGAGGCCGCGCGACGCGGCGGCGGGCTAATCCACAAGTACCGCGGGCGCGCGCTGCTGGTCGCGACCGGCAGTTGCGCGGTGCATTGCCGCTACTGCTTCCGTCGCCACTACCCCTACGCCGAGGACACCGCGGCGGCGGCCGGATGGCGCGAGGCGGTGGCGGCGATCGCGGCGGACCATACGATCGAGGAAGTGATCCTGTCCGGCGGCGATCCGCTTTCGCTCGCCGACCACAAGCTGACCGAGCTCACCGACGCGCTGTGCGGCATTCCGCACGTCCGCCGTCTGCGCATCCACACCCGCCTGCCGATCGTCTTGCCCGAACGCGTCAATGGCGGTTTCCTCGCATGGTTGCGTTCGCTGCCCTGGCCGGTGGTGGTCGTGGTCCATGCCAACCACGCCAACGAATTCGATGCGAACGTGGATGCGGCCATGGCCGCGCTGCGCGATGCGGGCGCGACGCTGCTCAACCAGTCGGTGTTGCTGCGCGGAGTGAACGATTCGGTCGAAGCCCTCGCGAACCTGTGCGAACGCGGCTTCGCCGCCGGCGTGCTGCCCTACTACCTGCACCAGCTCGACCGCGTGGCCGGCGCCGCGCATTTCGAGGTCGGCGACGCCGAGGCGCTGGCCCTGCATGCCGCGCTTGCTGCGCGCGTGCCGGGCTACCTGCTGCCGCGGCTGGTCCGCGAAATCGCCGGCGATCCGGGCAAGCGTGCGCTCGCCCCGGCGTGGACGCCGCCGCCGCCTTCGTGTAATTAG
- a CDS encoding TRZ/ATZ family hydrolase, whose product MTESAPQACDLIIEAGWVVPVVPHGVVLEDHAVVVSGGRILAVLPIAEARARYDAKETVSRPDGALIPGLVNTHCHNPMTLLRGVADDLPLKVWLQQHIWPIEAAVIGPDFVADGVTLAIAEMLRGGTTCANENYFFPDVQGATYKRFGFRARVGLPVIDFPTAWAKSDDEYFERAGEVHDQWRDDALVATAFAPHAPYTVNDANFERVRMLSDQLDIPVHLHLHETAQEVEQSVEKHGQRPIARIDRLGLFNDRLIAVHMTQLTEAEILLCAERGVSVVHCPESNLKLASGFCPACALERAGVTLAIGTDGCASNNDLDMFGETRTAAILAKAVAQDAAGFDAFSALRAATLGGAKALGWDDRIGSIEPGKQADLACIDLSPLETQPLHHVVSQIIYATGRHQVGDVWIAGARKLRERELVDMDAAAIVANARQWRERIAAVRTS is encoded by the coding sequence ATGACCGAGTCCGCCCCGCAGGCCTGCGATCTGATCATCGAAGCCGGCTGGGTGGTGCCGGTGGTTCCGCACGGCGTGGTCCTCGAGGATCACGCCGTCGTCGTTTCCGGCGGGCGCATCCTCGCGGTGCTGCCCATCGCCGAGGCGCGCGCACGCTACGACGCGAAGGAAACGGTGTCGCGCCCCGACGGCGCGCTGATCCCGGGCCTGGTCAACACCCACTGCCACAACCCGATGACGCTGCTGCGCGGCGTCGCCGACGACCTGCCGCTGAAGGTCTGGCTGCAGCAGCACATCTGGCCGATCGAGGCCGCGGTGATCGGCCCGGACTTCGTCGCCGACGGCGTGACCCTCGCCATTGCCGAGATGCTGCGCGGCGGCACCACCTGCGCCAACGAAAACTACTTCTTCCCCGACGTGCAGGGGGCCACGTACAAGCGCTTCGGTTTCCGCGCGCGGGTCGGCCTGCCGGTGATCGATTTCCCCACCGCGTGGGCCAAGTCCGACGACGAATACTTCGAACGCGCCGGCGAAGTGCATGACCAGTGGCGCGACGATGCGCTGGTCGCCACCGCGTTCGCGCCGCATGCGCCGTACACGGTCAACGACGCCAATTTCGAACGCGTGCGCATGTTGTCGGACCAGCTCGACATCCCGGTGCACCTGCACCTGCACGAAACCGCGCAGGAAGTCGAACAGTCCGTCGAAAAGCACGGCCAGCGCCCGATCGCGCGCATCGACCGGCTCGGCCTGTTCAACGATCGCCTGATCGCGGTGCACATGACCCAGCTGACCGAAGCCGAGATCCTCCTCTGCGCCGAACGCGGCGTGAGCGTGGTGCATTGCCCGGAATCCAACCTCAAGCTCGCGTCCGGCTTCTGCCCGGCCTGTGCGCTGGAACGCGCGGGCGTGACCCTCGCCATCGGCACCGACGGTTGCGCTTCGAACAACGACCTCGACATGTTCGGCGAAACCCGCACCGCGGCGATCCTCGCCAAGGCGGTGGCGCAGGACGCCGCCGGCTTCGACGCGTTCTCCGCGTTGCGCGCGGCGACGCTGGGCGGGGCGAAGGCGCTGGGCTGGGACGACCGCATCGGCAGCATCGAGCCGGGCAAGCAGGCCGACCTCGCCTGCATCGACCTGTCGCCGCTGGAAACGCAACCGCTGCACCATGTCGTGTCGCAGATCATCTACGCCACCGGCCGCCACCAGGTCGGCGATGTGTGGATCGCCGGCGCGCGCAAGCTGCGCGAACGCGAATTGGTCGACATGGACGCCGCGGCCATCGTCGCGAACGCGCGGCAGTGGCGCGAGCGGATTGCGGCGGTGCGGACATCGTGA